One genomic segment of Styela clava chromosome 3, kaStyClav1.hap1.2, whole genome shotgun sequence includes these proteins:
- the LOC120341817 gene encoding uncharacterized protein LOC120341817, translating into MEINLLLLLLVLLEFEISLANIDVHTTTPVWQNIDLLAKYLLAFPSLKNLTSEELGFPRGVNFNNPVFQQTTINSNTAVSTERIKLYSTTTETKTQPPSTQDIEKTSIITKRETTTVPTSPSPTTLPMYLTSLPNNSTSFASEVEKPEGFFCHDCSMTPSENTTDCPLRECPERGCVSVILYAIDFTSHNNISATTIIQQCDTGIIQLHEKNFNSTSRDKSPINVNNSTKSFELEAFNISCGNYNVSGQYTSPWKYHHHTVNDSQAYIAKYSCCNFSGCNNFATQDVGEIVQDDSFPNRTINITKNFVDDKTTHIPLYGYQPQNILNATTFMPGVQFTTENTESNLGNATSQSTLFPAYSGSAGGEDVDITTFNFTPTYISTIPEIEELKTTWHALTTMTMDQTSGDMPTSARIDFPLWTTDSPTSGSGIGFERFSTEVGIGTSVAIQTSIGMTISSTSLDYTEQTTFTPITNDMKIEHTNTTTAQNTTTAVTKAEKLTKHTTQTTGTTTNTETNIKTTSIHASNTTWTHYTSTPRKRRSTSPTSFPKLSTSDSIILQTISATTNQNNSTFATNISEQFNTFEIKDVAHQYRVRVLLLISDNDDLTNLTFLLNLESNLLRAYEIAKEKKSISQNAERLSRKLLSINESDTIQIDIVLLQRVTDHAVYVEFAVRENGQYLESRNVVSVLRILSPEELSQILGIPVLSPVIASEVEVASSWMITALTAIPILLLLLILLCCLKFSKRENTNVKKIERRETKIERYPIYTSREVVSTCRRFEDQTTDPKIESPRSVLEQEYEIVDNVKSAAMLPPLPEEQVSHLYASGEFEEIDETKIKNVEEEMPNAICEGTPSINEENYVNSQTLRKQLFENSPPAVSRSNFAEVKESPLVYLPRVSSKTTPLVTQPIVRSWVGDDNEAVSGDGVAEINADLMRIRARMNRTQNAERSRNKRRIRQRISHGERIKTPSPLPSGIHNPFAPVEEKASADPVKVAESPKKIIDEISREGETKVNHVLLAESNDPEKQKRKTSKKRKRRKLLMTILKDWENRHLRNQDNNIEILSPACRLSLDAKMQRWHQSPDISHNDEDECPIQDVKRTNSSPPANAEVRLVRVISVPLNNNTRGDTLLHAN; encoded by the exons ATGGAAATAAATCTTCTATTGCTTCTGTTAGTTTTGTTAGAGTTTGAGATTTCATTAGCCAACATTGACGTTCATACAACTACTCCGGTGTGGCAAAATATTGATCTGTTAGCAAAGTATCTTCTTGCTTTTCCATCTTTAAAAAACTTGACTTCTGAAGAGCTGGGTTTTCCTAGAGGTGTTAACTTCAACAATCCGGTATTTCAACAAACTACTATCAACTCCAACACTGCCGTATCTACCGAAAGGATAAAACTTTACTCGACTACTACAGAAACCAAAACTCAGCCGCCATCAACGCAAGATATCGAAAAGACCTCAATAATTACCAAGCGTGAGACCACAACAGTACCCACCTCACCATCTCCTACGACACTTCCGATGTATTTGACTAGTTTGCCAAATAATTCAACTTCGTTTGCATCCGAGGTTGAAAAACCTGAGGGATTTTTCTGCCATGATTGTTCGATGACACCATCAGAAAATACCACGGATTGCCCTCTTCGAGAATGTCCCGAAAGAGGATGCGTTAGTGTAATTCTTTACGCCATTGACTTCACGAGCCACAACAACATTTCTGCCACCACGATTATTCAACAGTGTGATACTGGAATTATCCAACTACACGAGAAGAATTTCAATTCCACGTCCAGAGACAAGTCGCCTATAAATGTTAATAATTCAACAAAATCTTTTGAATTGGAAGCATTCAACATTTCATGCGGGAATTATAATGTTAGCGGACAATATACAAGTCCTTGGAAGTACCATCATCATACAGTGAATGATTCCCAGGCTTATATCGCCAAGTATTCATGCTGCAACTTTTCTGGTTGTAACAACTTTGCTACCCAAGATGTCGGCGAAATAGTTCAAGATGATAGTTTTCCAAACAGAACGATAAATATAACAAAGAATTTCGTGGATGACAAAACTACTCATATTCCTTTGTATGGTTACCAGCCACAGAATATCTTGAATGCGACCACCTTTATGCCAGGAGTTCAATTTACGACAGAAAATACAGAATCAAATTTGGGCAATGCCACCTCCCAATCTACCCTTTTCCCTGCATATTCCGGTTCGGCAGGTGGCGAGGATGTGGATATCACAACCTTTAATTTTACACCGACGTATATTTCAACAATCCCGGAAATTGAAGAGTTGAAAACCACCTGGCATGCACTCACTACTATGACAATGGATCAAACTAGCGGTGATATGCCGACGTCTGCCCGGATTGACTTTCCGCTTTGGACTACAGATTCGCCTACGAGTGGTAGTGGCATCGGATTTGAGAGATTTTCAACCGAAGTCGGTATTGGAACAAGCGTCGCGATTCAGACCAGTATTGGTATGACTATTTCTAGCACTAGTTTAGATTACACTGAACAAACTACCTTTACACCGATAACCAATGACATGAAAATTGAACACACAAATACAACGACTGCACAGAATACCACAACAGCCGTTACAAAGGCAGAAAAGTTAACGAAACACACGACGCAAACAACAGGAACAACGACAAACACTGAGACGAACATCAAGACTACTAGCATACATGCATCTAACACAACATGGACACATTACACATCAACACCTAGAAAGCGCCGATCAACATCTCCGACGTCATTCCCAAAACTATCGACAAGCGATTCAATTATATTACAGACCATTTCAGCAACgaccaatcaaaataattctACTTTCGCAACGAATATTTCTGAACAGTTCAATACTTTTGAGATAAAGGATGTAGCACACCAATACAGAGTTCGGGTTCTTCTCCTAATTTCCGACAATGATGACTTAACCAACTTAACATTTTTGTTAAACTTGGAATCAAATTTACTACGAGCATACGAAATAGCAAAAGag aaaaaatcCATATCCCAAAACGCAGAAAGACTTTCTCGAAAGCTGCTGTCCATTAACGAATCTGATACTATACAG ATTGATATTGTGTTGTTACAACGAGTGACAGATCATGCAGTTTATGTTGAGTTTGCCGTGCGGGAAAATGGTCAATATTTGGAAAGCAGAAACGTCGTTTCAGTTCTGCG CATCCTGTCTCCAGAAGAATTGTCTCAAATACTTGGAATTCCAGTTTTGTCTCCTGTCATTGCAAGTGAAGTAGAAGTAGCATCATCAT GGATGATAACTGCATTGACCGCGATTCCGATATTATTACTATTGTTGATATTACTCTGTTgcttgaaattttctaaaagaGAAAATACAAACGTGAAGAAGATTGAACGACGAGAG ACAAAAATAGAAAGATATCCTATATACACCAGCAGAGAAGTTGTATCGACATGTAGAAGATTTGAAGATCAAACTACTGACCCCAAAATAGAAAG TCCCAGAAGTGTGTTAGAGCAAGAATATGAAATTGTAGACAACGTTAAGTCGGCAGCTATGCTTCCCCCTCTTCCTGAAGAACAAGTTTCGCATCTATATGCTTCGGGAGAATTTGAAGAGATTGATGAAACTAAGATAAAGAACGTAGAG GAAGAAATGCCAAATGCAATATGTGAGGGAACACCGTCAATAAACGAAGAGAATTACGTAAACTCGCAAACTCTGCGAAAACAGCTCTTTGAAAATTCTCCTCCTGCTGTCAGTAGATCTAATTTCGCTGAAGTCAAAGAATCTCCGCTAGTTTATTTACCTCGCGTTTCATCCAAG ACCACACCTTTGGTAACACAGCCGATTGTGCGCAGCTGGGTTGGAGACGACAACGAGGCAGTTTCGGGAGATG GTGTGGCCGAAATTAACGCAGACTTGATGCGTATTCGTGCACGAATGAACAGAACCCAGAATGCAGAAAGGAGTCGTAACAAGCGACGAATAAGACAACGAATAAGCCACGGCGAAAGAATCAAAACACCAAGTCCATTG CCTTCTGGAATTCACAACCCATTTGCACCTGTAGAAGAGAAAGCATCTGCGGACCCAGTAAAGGTTGCAGAAAGCCCAAAGAAAATTATAGATGAAATATCACGAGAGGGAGAAACAAAAGTGAATCATGTTTTGTTAGCGGAGTCAAATGATCCCGAAAAACAGAAAAGAAAAACGAG CAAGAAAAGAAAACGACGCAAATTACTGATGACTATATTGAAAGACTGGGAGAATCGGCATCTTCGAAACCAAGATaacaacattgaaattttaagtCCTGCCTGCAGGCTTTCACTG GATGCTAAAATGCAACGCTGGCATCAATCGCCCGATATTTCACATAACGATGAAGATGAATGTCCAATACAAGATGTCAAACGTACCAATTCATCTCCTCCAGCAAACGCTGag GTACGGTTGGTGAGAGTCATTTCTGTGCCGCTGAACAACAACACTCGTGGTGATACATTGTTGCATGCGAACTGA
- the LOC120342615 gene encoding cullin-1-like, with amino-acid sequence MSNSRKSGMNSGSLTGKQIGLTQIWEDLKQGMDQVYTIKSMTKPRYIELYTHVYNYCTCVQLSGNSRQAPGAIVSNNSFKSSPGKKWQNAQSAHFVGHELYKRLRSYLQSYLSSILQEGIDLLGEDVLHFYTRQWMGFQFSSRVLNGVCAYLNRHWVLRECNEGRKNIYKIYSLALVIWRESLFKPLNTQVTSAVLKLIEKERNGEIINTSLVSGVLKSYVELSLNEDESASSSSPSKSSKTIVPSLSVYKEAFEARFLEDTESYYTAESTDFLSQNPVTEYMKKAEARLNEEQHRVQLYLHESTQDELAKKCEEVLIKRHLDQFHSEFQNLLNDDKNDDLGRMYNLVSKIKDGLGELKKLLEKHIYNQGDAAIKKCSEMAINDPKLYVNTILEVYRKYHGLVLSAFRSDAGFVASLDMACGRFINKNAVTIAANNSSKSPELLARYCDSLLKKSAKNPEESVLEETLNQILIVFKYVEDKDVFQKFYSKMLAKRLVHHSSASDDAEAYMISKLKQTCGFEYTSKLERMFQDIGVSKDINDKFKSSFLDDPLDLDFSIQVLISGSWPFQQSVAFTLPVELEKSYQRFTTFYGKQHTGRKLSWLYHLSKGELVTNCFRNRYTLQASTFQMAVLLQYNTCLSYTVQQLADNTQLKMDILLQVLQILLKCKLLETDNDQEKLEPDSSIRLFLGYKNKKLRVNINVPMKTEQKQEREVTHKNVQEDRKLLIQAAIVRIMKMRKQLKHQQLLGEVLTQLSQRFKPRVPVIKKCIDILIEKEYLERVEGEKDTYRYLA; translated from the exons ATGTCTAA TTCCAGGAAATCTGGAATGAACTCTGGATCACTAACAGGAAAACAGATTGGTTTAACACAAATATGGGAAGATTTAAAACAAGGGATGGATCAG GTTTACACAATCAAAAGTATGACGAAGCCAAGATATATTGAACTCTACAC GCATGTATACAATTACTGCACATGCGTTCAACTTAGTGGGAATTCACGTCAAGCACCAGGTGCAATAGTTTCTAATAACAGTTTCAAATCATCACCGGGAAAGAAATGGCAGAATGCTCAAAGTGCACATTTTGTTGGGCATGAACTGTACAAAAGACTCCGATCATATTTGCAAAGTTATTTATCTAGTATACTCCAG GAGGGGATTGATCTTCTTGGGGAAGATGTTTTGCATTTTTACACAAGACAATGGATGGGTTTTCAATTCAGTAGTCGTGTATTAAATGGTGTTTGTGCCTACTTGAATCGACACTGGGTTCTTAGAGAGTGTAATGAAGGaaggaaaaatatttataaaatatattcc TTGGCATTGGTGATTTGGCGAGAAAGTTTATTCAAGCCTCTCAACACACAAGTAACTTCAGCAGTTTTAAAACTTATCGAGAAGGAACGAAATGGAGAAATCATCAATACAAGTCTCGTCAGTGGAGTCCTTAAATCTTATG TTGAGTTAAGTTTAAATGAAGATGAATCTGCATCATCTTCTTCACCTTCCAAATCATCAAAAACAATCGTACCATCACTCTCTGTGTACAAGGAAGCATTTGAGGCTCGATTTCTTGAAGATACTGAAAGTTATTACACCGCGGAAAGTACAGACTTTTTGTCTCAAAATCCAGTTACTGAATACATGAAAAAG GCTGAAGCAAGACTGAATGAAGAGCAGCACAGGGTTCAATTGTATTTGCATGAATCAACTCAAGATGAATTAGCAAAGAAATGTGAAGAGGTTTTGATAAAACGACATCTCGATCAGTTTCATTCGGAATTCCAGAATCTTTTAAATGATGATAAGAATGATG ATCTTGGTCGCATGTACAATCTGGTATCGAAAATAAAAGATGGTCTTGGTGAACTGAAGAAACTATTAGAAAAGCATATTTATAATCAAGGTgatgccgcaatcaagaaatgTTCAGAAATGGCTATAAAC gaTCCAAAACTATATGTAAATACAATTTTGGAAGTTTATCGAAAATATCATGGACTTGTTCTGAGTGCTTTTCGCAGCGATGCAGGATTTGTTGCCTCACTTGACATGGCATGTGGACGCTTCATCAACAAAAATGCAGTCACAATTGCAGCAAATAATTCATCTAAATCGCCTGAGCTATTGGCGAG GTACTGCGATTCACTGTTGAAGAAAAGTGCAAAAAATCCTGAAGAGTCTGTTTTAGAAGAAACATTGAATCAAATT CTTATTGTTTTCAAATACGTGGAAGACAAAGATGTATTCcagaaattttattcaaaaatgcttgcAAAACGTCTTGTACATCATTCATCTGCCAGTGATGATGCTGAGGCATACATGATCTCAAAGCTGAAG caaaCATGCGGATTTGAATATACATCAAAATTAGAGAGAATGTTCCAAGATATCGGAGTCAGCAAAGATATCAACGATAAATTCAAATCAAGTTTTCTTGATGATCCACTGGATT tggATTTTTCGATTCAAGTTCTGATATCTGGATCGTGGCCCTTCCAACAATCAGTTGCATTCACTCTCCCTGTTGAA CTGGAAAAAAGCTACCAGAGATTTACTACGTTCTATGGAAAGCAGCATACTGGGAGAAAATTGTCATGGCTTTATCATCTGTCAAAGGGAGAACTTGTGACTAATTGCTTTAGAAACCGTTACACTTTGCAG GCATCTACTTTTCAAATGGCAGTCCTTCTGCAGTATAATACTTGTCTTTCATACACGGTGCAACAACTCGCTGACAACACTCAGCTAAAGATGGATATTTTGCTTCAG GTCCTCCAGATTCTACTCAAGTGTAAACTCTTGGAAACTGACAATGATCAAGAAAAGTTGGAACCAGATAGCAGTATCAGATTGTTCCTTGGATATAAGAA CAAAAAATTGAGAGTTAACATCAATGTGCCAATGAAGACTGAACAAAAGCAAGAAAGAGAAGTAACTCACAAAAATGTCCAAGAAGACAGAAAACTACTAATTCAA GCTGCAATTGTTCGTATTATGAAGATGCGTAAACAACTCAAACATCAACAATTACTCGGAGAAGTCTTGACTCAACTATCTCAGCGATTCAAACCTCGAGTTCCTGTCATCAAGAAGTGCATCGACATTCTCATTGAAAAAGAATATTTAGAAAGAGTTGAGGGCGAAAAAGATACTTATCGTTATTTGGCTTAG